A single genomic interval of Cellvibrio sp. PSBB023 harbors:
- a CDS encoding DUF4157 domain-containing protein has translation MSYTSKQAARESHAAEQQGAKPSAQLFSDQRTSTSAQLKQQHMMGAVQRMGAEEEEPLQGKFATLQRAEEEELLQGKFNSTAPAQLEQKPNNTGLPDKLKSGIENMSGYSMDDVKVHYNSDKPAQLNAHAYAQGTDIHVAPGQEQHLPHEAWHVVQQKQGRVQPTMQMKAGVPVNDDTGLEHEADVMGARALGIGQSSYGVNSTQLKIKTTVSAKPIQCYLTRAESAAGDILHRDRADIFEAATLDKYRDVARAWYPSMNDKVAAVTDAIEDDRDLDYIRMSGDTLTDYAGANAMVGDAREHMYVHRGNTIYRGDRTREKLPHPALVGYDPDVDGAGTLRATFNNNTLRIKVTNSSGHFRPPQVDEATRNKVEQKVRNGKPPGTRVFVDIVDV, from the coding sequence ATGTCTTACACCAGCAAGCAAGCCGCACGTGAATCACACGCCGCCGAACAACAAGGCGCAAAACCATCAGCACAACTGTTCAGCGACCAACGCACCTCGACCAGTGCGCAATTAAAGCAGCAGCACATGATGGGCGCTGTGCAACGCATGGGGGCAGAAGAAGAGGAGCCATTACAAGGTAAATTCGCAACACTGCAACGCGCAGAGGAAGAAGAATTACTTCAAGGAAAATTTAATTCAACCGCACCAGCGCAACTCGAACAGAAACCCAATAACACTGGCTTGCCGGACAAATTAAAATCCGGCATCGAAAATATGTCCGGCTATTCCATGGACGATGTAAAAGTCCATTACAACTCCGATAAACCTGCACAACTAAATGCGCATGCTTACGCACAAGGCACTGACATTCATGTTGCACCCGGCCAGGAACAACATTTGCCCCACGAAGCCTGGCATGTGGTGCAACAAAAACAAGGGCGCGTACAACCCACTATGCAAATGAAAGCTGGTGTGCCGGTAAATGATGATACAGGATTGGAACATGAAGCGGATGTGATGGGGGCAAGGGCATTAGGTATTGGGCAATCGAGTTATGGCGTAAATAGCACACAATTAAAAATTAAGACAACTGTGAGTGCCAAGCCTATTCAGTGTTATCTGACGCGTGCGGAGTCCGCTGCGGGAGATATTTTACATCGCGATAGGGCTGATATTTTTGAAGCGGCTACGTTAGACAAATATAGGGATGTTGCAAGAGCGTGGTATCCCAGTATGAATGATAAAGTTGCAGCTGTAACGGATGCTATTGAAGACGACCGCGATTTAGATTACATACGAATGTCAGGTGATACATTGACGGATTATGCTGGTGCCAACGCCATGGTGGGCGATGCTCGAGAACATATGTACGTTCATCGAGGCAATACTATTTATCGAGGTGATAGGACAAGAGAGAAACTTCCACACCCTGCATTGGTTGGTTATGACCCTGATGTTGATGGCGCAGGTACATTGCGCGCAACATTTAATAATAATACGTTGCGAATTAAAGTGACGAACTCTTCCGGGCATTTTCGACCACCTCAAGTAGATGAGGCAACCAGGAATAAAGTAGAACAAAAAGTGAGGAATGGAAAACCACCAGGGACTCGAGTTTTTGTAGATATTGTGGATGTCTAA
- a CDS encoding DUF4157 domain-containing protein has translation MMSYISKKSVSDSGAPKKIADMTAAPAFSDQRASTAVQLKQQGMMHSAHSPNSIQRLSTQEGEPLQREFESEAPVQQQEATAKTPNNTGLPDNLKSGIENLSGYSMDDVKVHFNSDKPAQLNAHAYAQGTDIHVAPGQEQHLPHEAWHVVQQKQGRVQPTLQMKAGVPVNDDAGLEHEADVMGAKALNPQPNRDLTVSGKPTTSAFQLETKIKYTPGYYTYNQKSHVVGSKMVAELDPNDEVNGSEPGSGVQKTLMEDLKNVGTFKSMIRGHLLNDNVGGLGVAMNLFPITSQANSRHKNYVESYVKQAIKDEGKGKKRKLIYSVDVDPAPESVDSVTPTASFVCDVRWDDGTKVVSNVIASNPQAGTTGTGVVKDSKAVSKTFRTKDLPKGWGKIGAGYVNGNSDHDNTRKRTQVEGIDKIKLTGDEYGHFGKGEPEIDVVAEQARTIIEDTFDDTSEDYMMYMADIDQHEADDNLQGLMKYFGA, from the coding sequence ATGATGAGTTATATCAGCAAAAAATCTGTTAGTGATTCCGGGGCACCAAAAAAAATTGCTGATATGACAGCCGCTCCAGCATTTTCAGATCAACGCGCATCTACTGCTGTACAATTAAAACAGCAAGGGATGATGCACTCAGCTCATTCGCCGAATTCAATCCAACGATTAAGCACGCAAGAAGGTGAACCACTGCAGAGAGAATTTGAAAGCGAGGCGCCCGTACAACAGCAAGAGGCCACCGCCAAAACCCCAAACAACACCGGCCTGCCCGACAATTTAAAATCTGGTATCGAAAATTTGTCCGGCTATTCAATGGATGATGTAAAAGTTCATTTCAATTCAGATAAACCCGCACAATTAAATGCTCATGCCTATGCGCAGGGAACTGACATTCATGTTGCACCCGGTCAGGAACAACATTTACCCCACGAAGCATGGCATGTGGTGCAACAAAAGCAAGGCCGCGTGCAGCCTACTCTGCAAATGAAAGCAGGTGTACCGGTGAATGACGATGCAGGTTTAGAACATGAGGCTGACGTGATGGGAGCCAAGGCGTTAAATCCACAACCTAATAGAGATTTAACTGTTTCTGGGAAACCAACAACGTCAGCATTTCAGCTTGAAACAAAAATTAAATATACGCCAGGCTATTACACTTATAATCAAAAGTCCCATGTCGTTGGATCAAAAATGGTTGCAGAACTTGATCCTAATGATGAAGTGAATGGTTCTGAACCGGGCAGCGGTGTACAAAAAACTCTTATGGAAGATTTAAAAAATGTTGGGACCTTTAAAAGTATGATTCGAGGCCATTTATTAAATGACAATGTCGGTGGACTCGGAGTGGCAATGAATCTATTTCCGATAACGTCACAAGCAAATTCACGACACAAAAATTATGTCGAGAGCTATGTTAAGCAAGCCATCAAGGATGAGGGTAAAGGTAAAAAACGAAAGTTAATATATAGCGTTGATGTAGATCCGGCACCTGAGTCTGTTGACTCAGTTACACCAACCGCGAGTTTTGTGTGTGATGTACGCTGGGATGATGGTACTAAAGTGGTTAGCAATGTGATTGCATCCAATCCTCAAGCAGGCACCACTGGCACTGGCGTTGTTAAGGATTCGAAAGCAGTGAGTAAAACATTTCGAACAAAAGACTTGCCTAAAGGTTGGGGAAAGATTGGGGCGGGTTATGTAAATGGAAATTCCGATCACGACAATACACGTAAACGTACGCAAGTAGAAGGAATAGATAAAATAAAGCTCACCGGGGATGAGTATGGACATTTTGGAAAAGGTGAACCGGAAATTGATGTTGTTGCAGAACAAGCAAGAACAATTATTGAAGACACATTTGATGATACTAGTGAAGACTACATGATGTATATGGCAGACATTGATCAGCACGAAGCTGACGATAATTTGCAGGGGCTAATGAAATACTTTGGAGCATGA
- a CDS encoding YkgJ family cysteine cluster protein — MNDFFQQTAQTEFQKASQQLPAAKQFQAALTHSFARYDRLIASTIQTASTKPACQAGCAFCCYYKVEVRAHEMLNIKDYLHKHFSAEKIQQVQRDAEQNAAIIRSITPEQHLTTNMKCPLLQDNQCSAYPVRPYRCRNFHATDAQACEQSFADPANMAIATGMIESVALAADAHSQGFEAAIEHKGLDTRVYDFNTALLEVLADESCLKRYLRGKKIFQQALEVE; from the coding sequence ATGAATGATTTTTTTCAACAGACGGCCCAAACAGAATTTCAAAAAGCGAGTCAGCAATTACCTGCTGCCAAACAATTTCAAGCGGCGTTAACTCACTCGTTTGCACGTTACGATCGTTTAATCGCCTCTACTATTCAAACAGCTAGCACCAAACCAGCCTGTCAGGCAGGTTGTGCATTTTGCTGCTATTACAAAGTGGAAGTGCGTGCTCACGAAATGTTGAACATCAAGGATTACCTGCATAAGCATTTCAGTGCGGAAAAAATTCAACAAGTGCAGCGCGATGCAGAGCAAAATGCCGCCATCATTCGCAGCATCACACCGGAACAACATCTCACCACCAATATGAAATGCCCGCTGCTGCAAGACAACCAATGCAGCGCCTACCCTGTACGTCCCTATCGCTGCCGCAATTTTCACGCAACCGATGCACAAGCCTGCGAACAATCTTTTGCCGATCCCGCCAATATGGCTATAGCCACCGGCATGATTGAATCCGTCGCCCTCGCCGCCGATGCCCACTCCCAAGGCTTTGAAGCCGCAATCGAACACAAAGGCCTGGATACGCGGGTTTACGATTTTAATACCGCATTATTGGAAGTATTGGCAGATGAAAGTTGTTTGAAACGTTATTTGCGCGGCAAAAAAATCTTTCAGCAAGCGCTGGAGGTTGAATAG